A genomic stretch from Polyangium spumosum includes:
- a CDS encoding serine/threonine-protein kinase, with product MRMCPECRASYEDDVPVCPAHGAALVSLDVSPRDDALEPGVMVGEYRIDHKLGSGTFGDVYAGEHPLIGKKVAVKVLNRRFASDPEAVSRFIAEARAVNKIRHRNIIDIFSFNTLPGGRHYFVMEYVEGQTLAALLEQKHRLPVATALQIAQGVASALDAAHEAGITHRDLKPENVFLAAERDGSHFPKLLDFGIAKLRDDDVAHETGSGVLLGTPLYMSPEQARGKKVDARSDIYSLGVMIHEMLTGAVPFRGDSAMDVALKHDTEPPPALSTVCPDLHPALDAPVLGMLEKRPRNRPASAGEAVATLVAQASELGLVARPPLPSTNAAASELRPTAARSEPSTERMSALDSSSVHQKSSSPRWLVAALGIVILGGMGSILLRARPPRDERFESSASSVMPSASPEPERIPSAAPPLPPPDVTLAPAPPEAPSASAAALTPPPPRPTKPAPAPRPTGKAPSKGPDLQRILGERE from the coding sequence ATGCGAATGTGTCCGGAGTGCCGCGCGAGCTACGAGGACGACGTGCCCGTATGCCCGGCGCACGGCGCGGCGCTCGTGTCGCTCGATGTTTCCCCTCGAGACGACGCGCTCGAGCCCGGCGTCATGGTCGGCGAGTACCGCATCGACCACAAGCTCGGCTCCGGGACGTTCGGCGACGTCTATGCGGGCGAGCACCCGCTCATCGGCAAGAAGGTCGCGGTCAAGGTCCTGAACCGCCGCTTCGCCTCGGACCCGGAGGCCGTCTCCCGGTTCATCGCCGAGGCGCGGGCGGTGAACAAGATCCGCCACCGCAACATCATCGACATCTTCTCGTTCAATACGCTCCCCGGCGGCAGGCATTATTTCGTGATGGAATACGTCGAGGGCCAGACCCTCGCCGCGCTGCTCGAGCAGAAGCACCGCTTGCCCGTCGCGACCGCGCTCCAGATCGCCCAGGGCGTCGCCTCCGCGCTCGACGCCGCGCACGAGGCCGGCATCACGCACCGCGACCTCAAGCCGGAGAACGTCTTCCTCGCCGCGGAGCGCGACGGCTCCCATTTCCCCAAGTTGCTCGATTTCGGCATCGCCAAGCTGAGGGACGACGACGTCGCCCACGAGACCGGCTCCGGCGTCCTGCTCGGCACGCCCCTCTACATGTCCCCCGAGCAGGCGCGCGGAAAGAAGGTCGACGCCCGCTCCGACATCTATTCGCTCGGCGTCATGATCCACGAGATGCTCACGGGCGCCGTGCCTTTCCGCGGCGACTCCGCGATGGACGTCGCGCTCAAGCACGACACCGAGCCGCCGCCCGCCCTCTCGACCGTTTGTCCCGACCTCCACCCGGCCCTCGACGCGCCCGTCCTCGGGATGCTCGAGAAGCGCCCGCGCAATCGACCCGCCTCGGCGGGCGAGGCCGTGGCGACCCTCGTCGCGCAGGCCTCCGAGCTCGGGCTCGTGGCTCGCCCTCCCCTTCCCTCGACAAACGCGGCCGCGAGCGAGCTTCGGCCCACGGCCGCGCGATCCGAGCCGTCCACCGAGCGCATGTCCGCCCTCGACTCGTCGAGCGTGCATCAAAAGAGCTCGTCCCCCCGGTGGCTCGTCGCCGCGCTCGGTATCGTGATCCTCGGGGGAATGGGCTCGATTCTCCTGCGCGCGCGCCCCCCGCGCGACGAGCGCTTCGAATCGAGCGCGAGCTCGGTCATGCCCTCCGCGTCCCCCGAGCCCGAGCGGATCCCGAGCGCCGCGCCTCCCCTCCCGCCGCCCGACGTCACCCTCGCGCCCGCGCCCCCAGAGGCGCCCTCGGCCTCGGCCGCGGCCCTGACGCCGCCTCCGCCGCGGCCCACGAAGCCGGCGCCCGCGCCGCGCCCCACGGGCAAGGCGCCCTCGAAGGGGCCCGATCTCCAGCGTATCCTCGGAGAGCGTGAATGA
- a CDS encoding ATP-binding protein, with product METERPNVSASRAPACPLVGRDEELSLLAESLAAVEERRDARIVTIVGPAGIGKTRLVAEFVASRRSGVRAFEGSARDGSVSFSPFARLIRSRFGLVRGTDPDEARAAIRRGLEGVLEPRRVSDAVTFLGQLLGLTEEESPLTRAVSDDPHEAELVRRAVVKAFLEADAQAGPLILVLEDLHEAHEDALSLLRYLLEYLTGPILVVCTGRDDLVYRQEDWARVGERRHTLLELEPLGEEESARVASAMLAIYALEGEVPAPLVETACAFARGNPGLLAQMVEIYAAEGVIGEATTEEGEARLVLYPERLATARLPATVEDAVEARVSSLDEDERTVLEQAAAMGAVFWSTAFVALARTGLEAPDLWVEEETGDVARIGRMLDGLCKSGWIARRAGTIFPGSVEYAWARSEEREAIAARTSVEAKSLSNRVIADWMEHQPGVRTSEERIASLARHREQAGESIQAGLAYLEAAAVARRRYANGKACEYYQRGLELLGDSHDGARIDALHAYGDVLQSMGYIDDAMAAFRGMLTLAYRLDMKKKGGAAHNRIGRLFRDMGSLDEGERHLTTAMSLFEASGDERGVASTIDDLGKIAWLKGEYEPALVMFRDGLARRKKLGDRRSIALSLNNLGLALQDSGQFKEALEAFEQSLSIRREVGDLVGVVTTLNNLGTIAEERRNFQKALVMFEEALEVAQQIGDRNKIALVLTNIGTTYYRSGEPERAIGVLVRAEGLCDELGDRLKLAETLRALGKAYLMQGDLGKARDCIGRAVDLFASVRSKVHLAAALRTLGEITAAGGWGHAHTTSAREYFDRAVAIFEQSGNEVELARTFKTYARFLRKNPELAGNEDVQKEASTMDARADEIFERLQLTSASKSELPPSPEAEIEVG from the coding sequence ATGGAGACCGAGAGACCAAACGTCAGTGCGTCACGCGCGCCCGCGTGTCCGCTCGTGGGCCGGGACGAAGAGCTTTCCCTCCTCGCCGAGAGCCTCGCCGCGGTCGAGGAGCGGCGCGACGCGCGTATCGTGACGATCGTCGGACCCGCAGGCATCGGCAAGACGCGGCTCGTCGCGGAGTTCGTGGCGTCGCGCAGGAGCGGCGTCCGCGCCTTCGAAGGCAGCGCGCGTGACGGTTCGGTCTCGTTCTCGCCCTTCGCGCGGCTCATCCGCTCGCGCTTCGGCCTCGTGCGCGGCACGGACCCGGACGAGGCGCGCGCGGCGATCCGGCGCGGGCTCGAAGGCGTGCTCGAGCCGCGGCGGGTGAGCGACGCCGTCACGTTCCTCGGGCAGCTCCTCGGCCTGACCGAGGAGGAGAGCCCGCTGACGCGCGCCGTGAGCGACGACCCGCACGAGGCCGAGCTCGTGCGGCGCGCCGTGGTGAAGGCGTTCCTCGAAGCGGACGCGCAGGCGGGCCCGCTCATCCTGGTGCTCGAAGACCTGCACGAGGCGCACGAGGACGCGCTCTCGCTGCTCCGCTACCTGCTCGAGTACCTGACGGGCCCGATCCTCGTGGTCTGCACGGGCCGCGACGATCTCGTCTACCGGCAGGAAGACTGGGCGCGCGTGGGGGAGCGGCGGCACACGCTGCTCGAGCTCGAGCCGCTCGGCGAGGAGGAGAGCGCGCGCGTGGCGAGCGCGATGCTCGCGATCTACGCGCTCGAGGGCGAGGTGCCCGCGCCGCTCGTGGAGACGGCGTGCGCGTTCGCGCGTGGCAACCCGGGCCTGCTCGCGCAGATGGTGGAGATCTACGCGGCCGAGGGCGTGATCGGCGAGGCCACGACGGAGGAGGGCGAGGCGCGGCTCGTGCTTTACCCGGAGCGCCTCGCGACGGCGCGGCTGCCGGCGACGGTCGAGGACGCGGTCGAGGCGCGCGTGTCCTCGCTCGACGAGGACGAGCGCACGGTGCTCGAGCAAGCGGCGGCGATGGGCGCGGTCTTCTGGAGCACGGCGTTCGTGGCGCTCGCGCGCACGGGGCTCGAGGCGCCCGACCTCTGGGTGGAGGAGGAGACGGGCGACGTCGCGCGGATCGGGCGGATGCTCGACGGGCTCTGCAAGAGCGGCTGGATCGCGCGCCGCGCGGGGACGATCTTCCCCGGCTCGGTGGAGTACGCCTGGGCGCGCAGCGAGGAGCGCGAGGCGATCGCGGCGCGGACGAGCGTCGAGGCGAAGAGCCTCTCGAACCGGGTCATCGCCGACTGGATGGAGCACCAGCCCGGCGTGCGCACGAGCGAGGAGCGGATCGCGTCGCTCGCGCGACACCGCGAGCAAGCCGGCGAGTCGATCCAGGCGGGCCTCGCGTACCTGGAGGCGGCGGCCGTGGCGCGGCGCAGGTACGCGAACGGCAAGGCCTGCGAGTACTACCAGCGCGGCCTCGAGCTGCTCGGCGACTCGCACGACGGCGCGCGTATCGACGCGCTGCATGCGTACGGCGACGTGCTCCAGTCGATGGGGTACATCGACGACGCGATGGCGGCGTTCCGGGGGATGCTGACGCTCGCGTACCGGCTCGACATGAAGAAGAAGGGCGGCGCTGCGCACAACCGCATCGGCCGGCTCTTCCGCGACATGGGCTCGCTCGACGAGGGCGAGCGGCACCTGACGACGGCGATGTCGCTCTTCGAAGCGTCGGGCGACGAGCGCGGCGTGGCCTCGACGATCGACGACCTCGGCAAGATCGCGTGGCTGAAGGGCGAGTACGAGCCGGCGCTCGTGATGTTCCGCGACGGCCTCGCGCGGCGGAAGAAGCTCGGCGACCGGCGCTCGATCGCGCTGTCGCTGAACAACCTGGGCCTCGCGCTGCAGGACTCGGGACAGTTCAAGGAGGCGCTCGAGGCGTTCGAGCAGTCGCTCTCGATCCGGCGCGAGGTCGGCGACCTCGTCGGCGTGGTGACGACGCTGAACAACCTCGGCACGATCGCCGAGGAGCGGCGCAACTTCCAGAAGGCGCTCGTGATGTTCGAGGAGGCGCTCGAGGTCGCGCAGCAGATCGGCGATCGGAACAAGATCGCGCTCGTGCTGACGAACATCGGGACGACGTACTACCGGAGCGGCGAGCCGGAGCGTGCGATCGGCGTGCTCGTGCGCGCCGAGGGGCTCTGCGACGAGCTCGGCGATCGGCTGAAGCTCGCCGAGACCTTGCGCGCGCTCGGCAAGGCGTACCTGATGCAAGGTGACCTCGGCAAGGCGCGCGACTGCATCGGCCGCGCCGTCGACCTCTTCGCCTCGGTGCGCAGCAAGGTGCACCTCGCCGCGGCGCTCCGGACGCTCGGGGAGATCACGGCGGCGGGCGGCTGGGGCCACGCGCATACGACGAGCGCGCGCGAGTACTTCGATCGTGCGGTCGCGATCTTCGAGCAGAGCGGCAACGAGGTCGAGCTCGCGCGGACGTTCAAGACCTACGCGCGTTTCCTGCGCAAGAACCCGGAGCTCGCCGGCAACGAGGACGTGCAGAAGGAGGCGAGCACGATGGATGCGCGCGCCGACGAGATCTTCGAGCGGCTGCAGTTGACGAGCGCGAGCAAGTCGGAGCTGCCGCCGTCGCCGGAGGCGGAGATCGAGGTGGGGTGA
- a CDS encoding superoxide dismutase family protein, with protein MTKKGHPFAVLGTCVLAALAGCGDGGAQGGDTDGKQATADIAPSEGQNVTGKAVFVYEADGFTRLDLQLSGLPPGEHAVHIHEMPDCGMDGMSAMGHWNPTNEAHGKWGTAPFHRGDIGNVTADAAGKATLSLRTDLWTVGDGAATTDVVDHAFMVHADPDDFTTQPTGNAGARIGCGVIKLNP; from the coding sequence GTGACGAAGAAAGGTCATCCTTTCGCGGTCTTGGGCACGTGTGTCCTGGCGGCGCTCGCGGGTTGCGGCGACGGCGGCGCGCAGGGAGGTGATACGGACGGCAAGCAGGCGACCGCGGACATCGCGCCTTCGGAAGGGCAAAACGTCACGGGAAAGGCCGTCTTCGTGTACGAGGCCGACGGGTTCACCCGGCTCGACCTCCAGTTGAGCGGCCTGCCCCCCGGGGAACACGCGGTGCACATCCACGAGATGCCCGACTGCGGCATGGACGGGATGAGCGCCATGGGGCACTGGAACCCGACGAACGAGGCGCACGGCAAGTGGGGGACGGCCCCGTTTCACCGGGGCGATATCGGCAACGTGACGGCGGACGCCGCGGGAAAGGCCACGCTCTCGCTGCGAACGGACCTCTGGACCGTGGGGGACGGGGCGGCCACGACGGACGTGGTCGATCACGCATTCATGGTGCACGCGGATCCGGACGATTTCACCACGCAGCCGACCGGCAATGCAGGCGCTCGTATCGGCTGCGGCGTGATCAAGCTGAATCCCTGA
- a CDS encoding cation-translocating P-type ATPase: MKPATTAPAQIEQKTYHDEPAEVVLGALASSESGLLSTEATRRLEEHGPNVLPRAKREGPLLLLWRQIKSPLIYVLLAAAALAFALGKITDGAVVLGVVVLNTLIGFVQEYRAGQAIEALSALVPDVATVMRDGAKITVPAEELVPGDVVLLAAGDKVPADMRLVHVKNLAADEAPLTGESMPVRKHVEPSPKDAAVADRKCMVHGGTLITTGTGQAVVVATGADTEIGKISSLLREAADLETPLTRSLARVAQLLTVAIAIVAVALVGVAMVRGYSLLEAVLAGITLAVAAIPEGLPAIITIALAIGVQRMAARRAVVRKLPAVETLGQAGVVCTDKTGTLTRNEMTVASLWTPAGGYELSGVGYEPKGELRRAGKPVGEAPDDVRVLLRAAALCNDARLATREGGGFGITGDPTEGALIVAAQKIGMHDDALRAEAPRRDAIPFESEHKYMATLHVVASGEQEILMKGAPEVVFARSSHLAGGAPLDRDVVHEQVEAMASRGMRVLAVASRKPAQPLEGLGEAEVARGLELVGLVGMLDPPRPEAIEAVTACRHAGITVKMITGDHPVTAKAIGIELGLIVPSDEAVTGRELSAMSKEELAEVARTRNVFARVAPEHKLRLVEALQADRRVVAMTGDGVNDAPALKQANIGVAMGITGTAVAKQAADIVLTDDNFASIRAAVEEGRRVYDNLIKALAFVLPTNIGEALVLLIAVLFFPLVDGRPLLAMAPVQILWINLVATVTLSLPLAFEAKEPNLMERPPRRADEPILGRFVLARTVIVALLMTAGSVGLFLLEYNEKLDAGMSADVALRKAQTMAVTTMVLFQVFYLQNCRSLRGSALAIGLFSNPFVYVGVVALLLLQLGFVYLPFMHVLFDSAPLGAGEWARSAAVALVVLPVIALEKRWQRRRAERRAGRTPGGPSFRVFRPRLRPS; this comes from the coding sequence ATGAAGCCTGCCACGACTGCGCCCGCCCAGATCGAGCAGAAAACGTACCACGACGAGCCGGCCGAGGTCGTGCTCGGCGCGCTCGCTTCCTCCGAGAGCGGACTGCTCTCGACCGAGGCCACGCGTAGGCTCGAGGAGCACGGGCCCAACGTGCTGCCGAGAGCAAAACGCGAGGGCCCGCTCCTGCTCCTGTGGCGGCAGATCAAGAGCCCGCTCATCTACGTGCTGCTCGCGGCCGCGGCGCTCGCCTTCGCGCTCGGGAAGATCACCGACGGCGCGGTGGTGCTCGGCGTGGTCGTGCTGAACACGCTGATCGGGTTCGTGCAGGAGTACCGCGCAGGGCAGGCGATCGAGGCGCTCTCGGCGCTCGTGCCCGACGTCGCGACGGTGATGCGCGACGGCGCGAAGATCACCGTGCCCGCAGAAGAGCTCGTGCCCGGCGACGTCGTGCTGCTCGCGGCCGGCGACAAGGTGCCGGCCGACATGCGGCTCGTGCACGTGAAGAACCTCGCGGCCGACGAGGCGCCGCTGACGGGCGAGTCGATGCCGGTGCGCAAGCACGTCGAGCCGTCGCCGAAGGACGCGGCCGTCGCCGATCGGAAGTGCATGGTGCACGGCGGGACGTTGATCACGACGGGCACGGGGCAAGCCGTCGTGGTGGCGACGGGCGCGGACACGGAGATCGGCAAGATCTCGTCCTTGCTGCGCGAGGCCGCGGACCTCGAGACGCCGCTCACGCGCTCGCTCGCGCGCGTGGCGCAGTTGCTCACGGTGGCGATCGCGATCGTGGCGGTGGCGCTGGTGGGCGTCGCGATGGTGCGCGGGTATTCGCTGCTCGAGGCGGTGCTCGCGGGCATCACGCTGGCGGTGGCGGCGATCCCGGAGGGCTTGCCGGCGATCATCACGATCGCGCTCGCCATCGGCGTGCAACGTATGGCGGCGCGGCGCGCGGTGGTGCGGAAGCTGCCGGCCGTGGAGACGCTGGGGCAAGCGGGCGTGGTGTGCACGGACAAGACGGGCACGCTGACGCGGAACGAGATGACGGTGGCGTCGCTCTGGACGCCGGCCGGCGGCTACGAGCTCTCGGGCGTGGGTTACGAGCCGAAGGGCGAGCTCCGGCGCGCAGGCAAACCCGTCGGCGAGGCGCCGGACGACGTGCGCGTGCTCCTGCGCGCCGCGGCGCTCTGCAACGACGCGCGCCTCGCCACGCGGGAGGGCGGAGGTTTCGGGATCACCGGGGACCCGACGGAGGGCGCGCTCATCGTGGCCGCGCAGAAGATCGGGATGCACGACGACGCCCTGCGCGCGGAGGCGCCGCGGCGCGACGCGATCCCGTTCGAGTCCGAGCACAAGTACATGGCGACGCTGCACGTCGTGGCCTCGGGCGAGCAGGAGATCCTGATGAAGGGCGCGCCCGAGGTGGTCTTCGCCCGCTCGAGCCACCTCGCCGGAGGCGCGCCGCTCGATCGAGACGTGGTGCACGAGCAGGTGGAGGCGATGGCGTCGCGCGGGATGCGCGTGCTCGCGGTCGCGTCGCGCAAGCCGGCGCAGCCCCTCGAGGGGCTCGGCGAGGCGGAGGTGGCGCGTGGCCTCGAGCTCGTCGGGCTCGTCGGGATGCTCGATCCGCCGAGGCCGGAGGCGATCGAGGCGGTGACGGCGTGTCGCCACGCGGGCATCACGGTCAAGATGATCACGGGGGATCACCCGGTGACGGCGAAGGCGATCGGGATCGAACTCGGCCTGATCGTGCCTTCGGACGAGGCGGTGACGGGCCGCGAGCTCTCGGCGATGTCGAAGGAGGAGCTCGCGGAGGTGGCGCGGACGCGCAACGTGTTCGCGCGTGTCGCGCCGGAGCACAAGCTCCGGCTGGTGGAGGCGCTGCAGGCCGATCGGCGGGTCGTGGCGATGACGGGCGACGGCGTGAACGACGCGCCGGCGCTGAAGCAGGCGAACATCGGCGTGGCGATGGGCATCACGGGCACGGCCGTGGCCAAGCAGGCGGCCGACATCGTGCTCACGGACGACAACTTCGCGAGCATCCGCGCGGCGGTCGAAGAGGGCCGGCGGGTCTACGACAACCTGATCAAGGCGCTCGCGTTCGTGCTGCCGACGAACATCGGCGAGGCGCTGGTCCTGCTCATCGCGGTGCTGTTCTTCCCGCTCGTGGACGGGCGCCCGCTCCTCGCGATGGCGCCCGTCCAGATCCTCTGGATCAACCTCGTCGCCACGGTGACCCTCTCGCTCCCGCTCGCGTTCGAGGCCAAGGAGCCGAACCTGATGGAGCGACCGCCGCGGCGCGCCGACGAGCCCATCCTGGGGCGGTTCGTGCTCGCGCGGACGGTGATCGTGGCGCTCTTGATGACGGCCGGGTCGGTGGGGCTGTTCTTGCTGGAGTACAACGAGAAGCTCGACGCCGGCATGTCCGCGGACGTCGCCCTGCGCAAGGCGCAGACGATGGCCGTGACCACGATGGTGCTGTTCCAGGTGTTCTACCTCCAGAACTGCCGCTCGCTCCGGGGCTCGGCCCTCGCGATCGGGCTGTTCTCGAACCCGTTCGTGTACGTGGGGGTCGTCGCGCTCCTCCTCCTCCAGCTCGGGTTCGTGTACCTGCCGTTCATGCACGTGCTCTTCGACTCGGCGCCGCTCGGCGCGGGGGAGTGGGCGCGATCGGCGGCGGTGGCGCTCGTGGTCCTGCCCGTGATCGCCCTGGAGAAGCGGTGGCAGCGGCGGCGCGCCGAGCGTCGGGCGGGGCGCACCCCCGGCGGCCCGAGCTTCCGGGTCTTCCGACCGCGGCTCAGGCCGTCTTAG
- a CDS encoding VOC family protein, whose amino-acid sequence MTPDEPYLMPSHVRLLVSDTARATAFYESLGFSCVNRDGVFVHLRWARYADVFLVGMPSGAELPGQRGLGVLLCFHVGEEVSLEDLADRAKALGAAVDGPRSQPWFTRELVVTDPEGYKLAFVTPSERVEA is encoded by the coding sequence ATGACCCCCGACGAACCTTATCTCATGCCCTCCCACGTGAGGCTGCTCGTCTCGGACACGGCGCGCGCGACGGCGTTTTACGAGTCGCTCGGGTTCTCCTGCGTCAATCGCGACGGCGTGTTCGTCCACCTGCGCTGGGCCCGGTACGCGGACGTCTTCCTCGTCGGGATGCCGAGCGGCGCGGAGCTGCCCGGGCAACGCGGGCTCGGCGTGCTCCTGTGTTTCCACGTGGGAGAGGAGGTCTCGCTGGAGGACCTCGCCGATCGCGCGAAGGCGCTCGGCGCCGCCGTGGACGGGCCGCGGAGCCAGCCCTGGTTCACGCGGGAGCTCGTGGTGACGGATCCCGAAGGATACAAACTCGCGTTCGTGACGCCGAGCGAGCGCGTGGAGGCCTAG
- a CDS encoding formate/nitrite transporter family protein — MDYVAPSKVVSLLLDAGTAKARASLRDLVIRGFLAGALLGFATSLAVTAAVQTTIPLVGAIVFPVGFVMIVLLGLELVTGNFALLPMAMLDKRVTAAELARNFAVVFCANLAGSLFYAWLLSISLTMAGSVPPDAVANKIIAIAQAKTQFPQYGLAGLLGVFVRSILCNWMVCLGVVMAMTSTATVGKIAAAWLPILVFFAHGYEHSVVNMFVIPAGMLLGAKITFADWWLKNQLPVTVGNFVGGCLFTGMALYFTHKPKPEAPADLAPPAPAPPPVLELAAEPVLELVTNEPEHDADSTPAAAIRDSA; from the coding sequence ATGGACTACGTCGCTCCGTCCAAGGTCGTCTCCCTCCTGCTCGACGCCGGGACGGCGAAGGCTCGCGCCTCGCTGCGTGACCTCGTGATCCGCGGCTTCCTCGCGGGCGCGCTGCTCGGCTTCGCCACGAGCCTCGCCGTCACCGCCGCCGTCCAGACCACGATCCCCCTCGTCGGCGCGATCGTCTTTCCCGTCGGCTTCGTGATGATCGTCCTGCTCGGCCTCGAGCTCGTCACGGGCAACTTCGCGCTCCTGCCCATGGCGATGCTCGACAAACGCGTCACCGCCGCGGAGCTCGCCCGCAACTTCGCCGTCGTCTTCTGCGCGAACCTCGCCGGCAGCCTCTTTTATGCGTGGCTGCTCTCGATCTCGCTCACCATGGCGGGCAGCGTCCCGCCCGACGCCGTCGCCAACAAGATCATCGCCATCGCCCAGGCCAAGACCCAGTTCCCCCAGTATGGCCTCGCCGGCCTGCTGGGCGTCTTCGTCCGGAGCATCCTCTGCAACTGGATGGTTTGTCTCGGCGTCGTCATGGCCATGACGTCCACCGCGACGGTCGGCAAGATCGCGGCCGCCTGGTTACCGATCCTCGTCTTCTTCGCGCACGGCTACGAGCATTCGGTCGTGAACATGTTCGTCATCCCGGCCGGCATGCTCCTTGGCGCGAAGATCACGTTCGCGGACTGGTGGCTGAAGAACCAGCTCCCCGTCACCGTGGGCAATTTCGTGGGCGGATGCCTCTTCACCGGAATGGCGCTTTATTTCACGCACAAGCCGAAGCCCGAGGCACCCGCGGACCTCGCCCCGCCCGCCCCCGCGCCTCCGCCCGTCCTCGAGCTCGCGGCCGAGCCCGTGCTCGAGCTCGTCACGAACGAGCCCGAGCACGACGCGGATTCGACGCCGGCCGCCGCGATCAGGGATTCAGCTTGA
- a CDS encoding tetratricopeptide repeat protein, with protein sequence MNPKRWISRVLLAVTFLAAGPAWAEAEADPAAEAEAFLKTWDESGKPLCEKNEPGCAAAGQALVKAAASFEKAHKLDKAIAVRRMILDPKNRLDYTDYGREVAFVVARNLASITEYAEAASHYAQAVRKFPAMPQAPEALEDAVVLRLWMKDEKKAALDVELFAKLYGAKQPEQAARLVVAMADFLVGEESWREARGWLGKWMAQVDRSGSLPDRMHAHTLLGRTLAKIDDKKGAATEYEIVRAAWKDPAASVKQIAGMGGEEAEKNRRLGRALTDVGEALFFFAEQKRAAVDAIRYPAYTGPADGDAVIKHITTKVAEWVKTKRPAVQEAERAYAEVLALQPMPPPRWVIASSSRVGQMWSKFVAEFRAAPIPKEWKKNGPVPGMTLTYEDLRKEYYGRLDEASEPQKLQAKKSFEVCVNYAAKFQYFDPYSRTCEVWLAKNYGKEHVLVEEILPKHAGTSVVLEPSPVGR encoded by the coding sequence ATGAACCCGAAGCGGTGGATTTCGCGCGTCCTTCTTGCGGTCACCTTCCTCGCAGCGGGGCCCGCGTGGGCCGAGGCGGAGGCGGATCCTGCGGCGGAGGCGGAGGCGTTCCTGAAGACGTGGGACGAGAGCGGCAAGCCGCTCTGCGAGAAAAACGAGCCAGGTTGTGCGGCGGCGGGGCAGGCGCTCGTGAAGGCGGCGGCGTCGTTCGAGAAGGCGCACAAGCTCGACAAGGCGATCGCCGTCCGGCGGATGATCCTCGATCCGAAGAACCGGCTCGATTACACCGATTACGGCAGGGAGGTGGCGTTCGTCGTCGCCCGGAACCTGGCCTCGATCACCGAATACGCCGAGGCCGCGAGCCATTACGCGCAGGCAGTTCGCAAGTTCCCGGCGATGCCGCAGGCGCCGGAGGCGCTCGAGGACGCGGTGGTGTTGCGGCTCTGGATGAAGGACGAGAAGAAGGCGGCCCTGGACGTCGAGCTGTTCGCGAAGCTCTACGGCGCGAAGCAGCCGGAGCAGGCGGCGCGGCTCGTGGTGGCGATGGCGGATTTTCTCGTCGGCGAGGAGAGCTGGCGAGAAGCGCGTGGATGGCTGGGGAAGTGGATGGCGCAGGTGGATCGCTCGGGGAGCCTGCCGGATCGGATGCACGCGCATACCCTGCTCGGGCGGACGCTGGCGAAGATCGACGACAAGAAGGGCGCGGCGACGGAGTACGAAATCGTGCGCGCCGCGTGGAAGGATCCGGCGGCGAGCGTGAAGCAGATCGCGGGGATGGGCGGCGAAGAGGCGGAGAAAAACCGGCGGCTCGGGCGGGCCTTGACGGACGTGGGCGAGGCGCTGTTTTTTTTCGCGGAGCAGAAGCGCGCCGCGGTCGACGCGATCCGATATCCCGCATACACGGGCCCCGCAGACGGAGACGCGGTGATCAAGCACATCACCACGAAGGTCGCGGAGTGGGTGAAGACGAAGCGTCCGGCGGTCCAGGAGGCGGAGAGAGCTTATGCCGAGGTGCTCGCGCTCCAGCCGATGCCGCCGCCGAGATGGGTGATCGCCTCGTCGTCTCGCGTGGGGCAGATGTGGTCGAAGTTCGTCGCGGAGTTCCGCGCGGCGCCGATCCCCAAGGAATGGAAGAAAAACGGCCCCGTCCCCGGGATGACCCTCACGTACGAGGACCTGCGAAAAGAGTATTACGGGAGGCTCGACGAGGCGAGCGAGCCCCAGAAGCTGCAAGCCAAGAAGTCGTTCGAGGTTTGCGTGAACTACGCCGCGAAGTTCCAGTACTTCGACCCCTATTCGCGGACCTGCGAGGTGTGGCTCGCGAAGAACTACGGGAAGGAGCACGTGCTCGTGGAGGAGATCCTCCCGAAACACGCGGGGACGAGCGTCGTGCTCGAGCCGTCGCCGGTCGGCCGCTGA